The following are from one region of the Channa argus isolate prfri chromosome 6, Channa argus male v1.0, whole genome shotgun sequence genome:
- the taok1a gene encoding serine/threonine-protein kinase TAO1 isoform X2 produces the protein MPNNSRAGSLKDPEIAELFFKEDPEKLFTDLREIGHGSFGAVYFARDVRTNEVVAIKKMSYSGKQSSEKWQDIIKEVKFLQRIQHPNSIEYKGCYLREHTAWLVMEYCLGSASDLLEVHKKPLQEVEIAAITHGALQGLAYLHSHNLIHRDIKAGNILLTEPGQVKLADFGSASIACPANSFVGTPYWMAPEVILAMDEGQYDGKVDIWSLGITCIELAERKPPLFNMNAMSALYHIAQNESPMLQSSEWTDYFRNFVDSCLQKFPQDRPNSEELLKHAFVQRERPESVLIDLINRTKDAVRELDNLQYRKMKKILFQEAHNGPTTEAQDEEEEPEHSVGRTGTVNSVGSNQSIPSMSISASSQSSSVNSLTDAGDDKSEVDMEGDHTVMSNSSVIHLKPEEQTYNQVPEPHTRPTEPQSPPAHTPRPKRNREHFATIRTASVLTRQIKEHEQDSELREQILGYKRMRRQHQKQLMALENKLKSEMDEHRLRLDKELENQRNSFAQEMEKLIKKHQASMEKDAKTFSNDEKKFQQHIQSQQKKELNSFLESQKREYKLRKEQLKEELNENQSTPKKEKQEWLSKQKENFQHFQAEEEANLQRRQRQYLELECRRFKRRILIARHNIEQDLVREELNKRQTQKDLEHAMLLRHHESMQELEFRQLNIIQKTRAELIRLQHQTELTNQQEYNKRRERELRRKHIMEVRQQPKSLKSKELQIKKQFQDTCKIQTRQYKALRNHLLETTPKSEHKAVLKRLKQEQHRKLAILAEQYDHSINEMLSTQALRLDETQEAQCQGLRMQLQQELELLNAYQSKIKMQTDAQHDREKKDLEQRVSLRRALLEQKIEEEMMSLQNERLERIRSLLERQAREVEAFDSESMRLGFSNMVLSNISPEALSNSFPGAPGNWSHHHHSSGSSHGAHWGSVGSGHQGSHHHYHSSPGGVPMHQSWGQGMQLSGGPSPWGHPSAPALVSRRSGGVQNSPQAMGRTPSGGHSEQAMSRSSSVTSQISNGSHLSYT, from the exons ATGCCCAACAACAGTCGGGCGGGGAGCCTGAAGGACCCCGAAATTGCTGAGCTCTTCTTCAAGGAGGACCCAGAAAAACTCTTCACAGATCTGCGTGAGATCGGACATGGCAGTTTTGGTGCTGTATACTTT GCACGGGATGTGCGAACAAATGAAGTGGTGGCCATCAAGAAGATGTCCTATAGTGGAAAGCAGTCCAGTGAG AAATGGCAAGACATAATCAAGGAAGTGAAATTCCTGCAAAGAATACAACACCCAAACAGCATAGAGTACAAAGGATGTTACCTGCGAGAGCACACTGCCTGG TTGGTAATGGAGTATTGTCTGGGCTCTGCTTCAGATTTGTTAGAGG ttCACAAGAAACCTCTGCAAGAAGTTGAAATAGCTGCAATTACTCACGGTGCTCTTCAAGGGTTGGCTTATCTTCACTCCCACAACCTGATTCACCG AGATATAAAAGCAGGAAACATCTTGCTGACAGAACCAGGGCAGGTAAAACTAGCGGATTTTGGTTCTGCCTCCATTGCTTGTCCTGCCAACTCCTTTGTCGGGACTCCTTACTG GATGGCCCCAGAAGTAATTTTAGCTATGGATGAGGGCCAGTATGATGGAAAGGTTGACATTTGGTCTCTGGGAATAACATGCATTGAATTGG CTGAAAGGAAGCCTCCCCTGTTCAACATGAATGCAATGAGTGCCTTATACCATATAGCACAGAATGAGAGCCCCATGCTGCAGTCTAGTGAATG GACGgattattttagaaattttgTAGATTCTTGCCTTCAGAAATTTCCCCAAGATAGGCCAAACTCTGAGGAGCTCCTAAAG CATGCATTCGTGCAACGTGAGCGACCGGAATCCGTTCTAATAGACCTGATAAATCGGACTAAGGATGCAGTGCGGGAGCTGGACAATCTGCAGTATCGAAAAATGAAGAAGATCTTGTTTCAAGAAGCTCACAATGGCCCCACAACTGAGGCACAAGATGAAGAGGAG gagccAGAACACAGCGTGGGTAGGACGGGTACGGTGAACAGTGTGGGAAGCAACCAATCCATCCCAAGCATGTCAATCAGTGCTAGCTCCCAGAGCAGCTCTGTTAACAGTCTAACAGATGCTGGTGATGACAAGAGTGAGGTGGACATGGAGGGAGACCACACAGTCATGTCTAACAGCTCAGTCATACATCTTAAACCA gaGGAACAGACATATAATCAAGTGCCAGAACCTCACACCCggccaactgagccacagtcaccGCCTGCACACACTCCACGGCCAAAACGAAACCGCGAACACTTTGCCACTATACGCACAGCCTCAGtg CTCACTCGCCAGATTAAGGAACACGAGCAGGATTCTGAGTTAAGGGAACAAATACTGGGCTACAAGCGCATGAGGCGGCAGCACCAGAAACAACTTATGGCTTTGGAAAACAAGCTGAAGTCTGAGATGGATGAACACAGACTCCGTCTGGACAAGGAGCTGGAGAACCAGAGGAATAGCTTTGCCCAGGAGATGGAGAAATTAATCAAGAAACACCAGGCATCAATGGAGAAAGAT gcaaaaacattttccaatgaTGAAAAGAAGTTCCAACAGCATATACAGAGTCAGCAGAAGAAAGAGCTCAACAGCTTCTTAGAATCCCAAAAGCGGGAGTACAAACTTCGCAAGGAACAATTGAAAGAG GAACTGAATGAAAACCAGTCAACACctaagaaagaaaagcaggagtGGTTGTCCAAGCAGAAGGAGAACTTCCAACACTTccaggcagaggaggaggccaaTTTACAGCGCAGGCAGAGGCAGTATCTGGAGCTGGAGTGCCGCAGGTTTAAACGGAGAATCTTGATTGCTCGACACAATATTGAACAGGACCTAGTGCGAGAG GAGTTAAACAAGCGTCAAACCCAGAAGGACTTGGAGCATGCCATGCTTCTTCGGCACCACGAGTCCATGCAAGAGTTGGAGTTCCGCCAGCTCAACATCATCCAAAAGACAAGAGCTGAGCTGATCCGCCTGCAGCACCAGACAGAGCTCACCAATCAGCAGGAGTATAACAAGAGAAGGGAGAGGGAACTTCGACGCAAACATATCATGGAGGTTCGCCAGCAACCCAAAAGCCTCAAG TCCAAAGAGCTACAGATCAAGAAGCAGTTCCAGGACACGTGTAAAATCCAGACCAGACAGTACAAAGCACTAAGGAACCATCTGCTGGAAACCACACCAAAGTCAGAGCACAAGGCTGTCCTGAAACGGCTGAAGCAGGAGCAGCATCGCAAACTTGCCATTTTAGCGGAGCAGTATGACCACTCCATCAATGAGATGCTTTCAACACAAGCG CTTCGTCTGGATGAAACTCAGGAGGCTCAGTGCCAAGGCCTACGGATGCAGCTACAGCAGGAGCTGGAGCTTCTTAACGCTTACCAGAGCAAGATCAAGATGCAGACAGATGCCCAACATGACCGTGAAAAGAAGGACCTGGAGCAGAGGGTGTCGCTCCGAAGGGCCCTGCTGGAACAGAAG ATTGAGGAGGAAATGATGTCCTTGCAGAATGAACGCTTGGAACGAATTCGGAGTCTGCTGGAACGTCAAGCCCGAGAAGTCGAAGCTTTTGACTCAGAGAGTATGCGCCTGGGCTTCAGCAACATGGTGCTATCTAACATCTCCCCAGAGGCCCTCAGCAATAGTTTTCCCGGGGCTCCTGGAAATTGGAGTCACCATCACCACTCATCTGGAAGCTCCCACGGGGCACACTGGGGCAGTGTCGGGTCAGGCCACCAAGGCAGCCATCACCACTATCACTCCAGTCCAGGAGGGGTGCCTATGCATCAGAGCTGGGGCCAGGGCATGCAGCTAAGTGGGGGTCCATCACCGTGGGGCCACCCATCAGCACCAGCCCTGGTTTCCCGCAGGAGTGGAGGTGTACAGAACAGCCCCCAAGCAATGGGAAGGACACCCTCAGGAGGGCACAGTGAGCAGGCCATGAGCAGGAGTTCTAGTGTCACTTCTCAAATATCCAATGGGTCACACCTCTCCTACACATAG
- the taok1a gene encoding serine/threonine-protein kinase TAO1 isoform X1 yields MPNNSRAGSLKDPEIAELFFKEDPEKLFTDLREIGHGSFGAVYFARDVRTNEVVAIKKMSYSGKQSSEKWQDIIKEVKFLQRIQHPNSIEYKGCYLREHTAWLVMEYCLGSASDLLEVHKKPLQEVEIAAITHGALQGLAYLHSHNLIHRDIKAGNILLTEPGQVKLADFGSASIACPANSFVGTPYWMAPEVILAMDEGQYDGKVDIWSLGITCIELAERKPPLFNMNAMSALYHIAQNESPMLQSSEWTDYFRNFVDSCLQKFPQDRPNSEELLKHAFVQRERPESVLIDLINRTKDAVRELDNLQYRKMKKILFQEAHNGPTTEAQDEEEVCLFYEPEHSVGRTGTVNSVGSNQSIPSMSISASSQSSSVNSLTDAGDDKSEVDMEGDHTVMSNSSVIHLKPEEQTYNQVPEPHTRPTEPQSPPAHTPRPKRNREHFATIRTASVLTRQIKEHEQDSELREQILGYKRMRRQHQKQLMALENKLKSEMDEHRLRLDKELENQRNSFAQEMEKLIKKHQASMEKDAKTFSNDEKKFQQHIQSQQKKELNSFLESQKREYKLRKEQLKEELNENQSTPKKEKQEWLSKQKENFQHFQAEEEANLQRRQRQYLELECRRFKRRILIARHNIEQDLVREELNKRQTQKDLEHAMLLRHHESMQELEFRQLNIIQKTRAELIRLQHQTELTNQQEYNKRRERELRRKHIMEVRQQPKSLKSKELQIKKQFQDTCKIQTRQYKALRNHLLETTPKSEHKAVLKRLKQEQHRKLAILAEQYDHSINEMLSTQALRLDETQEAQCQGLRMQLQQELELLNAYQSKIKMQTDAQHDREKKDLEQRVSLRRALLEQKIEEEMMSLQNERLERIRSLLERQAREVEAFDSESMRLGFSNMVLSNISPEALSNSFPGAPGNWSHHHHSSGSSHGAHWGSVGSGHQGSHHHYHSSPGGVPMHQSWGQGMQLSGGPSPWGHPSAPALVSRRSGGVQNSPQAMGRTPSGGHSEQAMSRSSSVTSQISNGSHLSYT; encoded by the exons ATGCCCAACAACAGTCGGGCGGGGAGCCTGAAGGACCCCGAAATTGCTGAGCTCTTCTTCAAGGAGGACCCAGAAAAACTCTTCACAGATCTGCGTGAGATCGGACATGGCAGTTTTGGTGCTGTATACTTT GCACGGGATGTGCGAACAAATGAAGTGGTGGCCATCAAGAAGATGTCCTATAGTGGAAAGCAGTCCAGTGAG AAATGGCAAGACATAATCAAGGAAGTGAAATTCCTGCAAAGAATACAACACCCAAACAGCATAGAGTACAAAGGATGTTACCTGCGAGAGCACACTGCCTGG TTGGTAATGGAGTATTGTCTGGGCTCTGCTTCAGATTTGTTAGAGG ttCACAAGAAACCTCTGCAAGAAGTTGAAATAGCTGCAATTACTCACGGTGCTCTTCAAGGGTTGGCTTATCTTCACTCCCACAACCTGATTCACCG AGATATAAAAGCAGGAAACATCTTGCTGACAGAACCAGGGCAGGTAAAACTAGCGGATTTTGGTTCTGCCTCCATTGCTTGTCCTGCCAACTCCTTTGTCGGGACTCCTTACTG GATGGCCCCAGAAGTAATTTTAGCTATGGATGAGGGCCAGTATGATGGAAAGGTTGACATTTGGTCTCTGGGAATAACATGCATTGAATTGG CTGAAAGGAAGCCTCCCCTGTTCAACATGAATGCAATGAGTGCCTTATACCATATAGCACAGAATGAGAGCCCCATGCTGCAGTCTAGTGAATG GACGgattattttagaaattttgTAGATTCTTGCCTTCAGAAATTTCCCCAAGATAGGCCAAACTCTGAGGAGCTCCTAAAG CATGCATTCGTGCAACGTGAGCGACCGGAATCCGTTCTAATAGACCTGATAAATCGGACTAAGGATGCAGTGCGGGAGCTGGACAATCTGCAGTATCGAAAAATGAAGAAGATCTTGTTTCAAGAAGCTCACAATGGCCCCACAACTGAGGCACAAGATGAAGAGGAGGTCTGTCTGTTTTAT gagccAGAACACAGCGTGGGTAGGACGGGTACGGTGAACAGTGTGGGAAGCAACCAATCCATCCCAAGCATGTCAATCAGTGCTAGCTCCCAGAGCAGCTCTGTTAACAGTCTAACAGATGCTGGTGATGACAAGAGTGAGGTGGACATGGAGGGAGACCACACAGTCATGTCTAACAGCTCAGTCATACATCTTAAACCA gaGGAACAGACATATAATCAAGTGCCAGAACCTCACACCCggccaactgagccacagtcaccGCCTGCACACACTCCACGGCCAAAACGAAACCGCGAACACTTTGCCACTATACGCACAGCCTCAGtg CTCACTCGCCAGATTAAGGAACACGAGCAGGATTCTGAGTTAAGGGAACAAATACTGGGCTACAAGCGCATGAGGCGGCAGCACCAGAAACAACTTATGGCTTTGGAAAACAAGCTGAAGTCTGAGATGGATGAACACAGACTCCGTCTGGACAAGGAGCTGGAGAACCAGAGGAATAGCTTTGCCCAGGAGATGGAGAAATTAATCAAGAAACACCAGGCATCAATGGAGAAAGAT gcaaaaacattttccaatgaTGAAAAGAAGTTCCAACAGCATATACAGAGTCAGCAGAAGAAAGAGCTCAACAGCTTCTTAGAATCCCAAAAGCGGGAGTACAAACTTCGCAAGGAACAATTGAAAGAG GAACTGAATGAAAACCAGTCAACACctaagaaagaaaagcaggagtGGTTGTCCAAGCAGAAGGAGAACTTCCAACACTTccaggcagaggaggaggccaaTTTACAGCGCAGGCAGAGGCAGTATCTGGAGCTGGAGTGCCGCAGGTTTAAACGGAGAATCTTGATTGCTCGACACAATATTGAACAGGACCTAGTGCGAGAG GAGTTAAACAAGCGTCAAACCCAGAAGGACTTGGAGCATGCCATGCTTCTTCGGCACCACGAGTCCATGCAAGAGTTGGAGTTCCGCCAGCTCAACATCATCCAAAAGACAAGAGCTGAGCTGATCCGCCTGCAGCACCAGACAGAGCTCACCAATCAGCAGGAGTATAACAAGAGAAGGGAGAGGGAACTTCGACGCAAACATATCATGGAGGTTCGCCAGCAACCCAAAAGCCTCAAG TCCAAAGAGCTACAGATCAAGAAGCAGTTCCAGGACACGTGTAAAATCCAGACCAGACAGTACAAAGCACTAAGGAACCATCTGCTGGAAACCACACCAAAGTCAGAGCACAAGGCTGTCCTGAAACGGCTGAAGCAGGAGCAGCATCGCAAACTTGCCATTTTAGCGGAGCAGTATGACCACTCCATCAATGAGATGCTTTCAACACAAGCG CTTCGTCTGGATGAAACTCAGGAGGCTCAGTGCCAAGGCCTACGGATGCAGCTACAGCAGGAGCTGGAGCTTCTTAACGCTTACCAGAGCAAGATCAAGATGCAGACAGATGCCCAACATGACCGTGAAAAGAAGGACCTGGAGCAGAGGGTGTCGCTCCGAAGGGCCCTGCTGGAACAGAAG ATTGAGGAGGAAATGATGTCCTTGCAGAATGAACGCTTGGAACGAATTCGGAGTCTGCTGGAACGTCAAGCCCGAGAAGTCGAAGCTTTTGACTCAGAGAGTATGCGCCTGGGCTTCAGCAACATGGTGCTATCTAACATCTCCCCAGAGGCCCTCAGCAATAGTTTTCCCGGGGCTCCTGGAAATTGGAGTCACCATCACCACTCATCTGGAAGCTCCCACGGGGCACACTGGGGCAGTGTCGGGTCAGGCCACCAAGGCAGCCATCACCACTATCACTCCAGTCCAGGAGGGGTGCCTATGCATCAGAGCTGGGGCCAGGGCATGCAGCTAAGTGGGGGTCCATCACCGTGGGGCCACCCATCAGCACCAGCCCTGGTTTCCCGCAGGAGTGGAGGTGTACAGAACAGCCCCCAAGCAATGGGAAGGACACCCTCAGGAGGGCACAGTGAGCAGGCCATGAGCAGGAGTTCTAGTGTCACTTCTCAAATATCCAATGGGTCACACCTCTCCTACACATAG